One genomic segment of Methanothermobacter wolfeii includes these proteins:
- a CDS encoding cobalamin biosynthesis protein, with amino-acid sequence MDQIPVILMAVLLDILIGEIPVRIHPVVHMGNLIDILRGELGNTRISGFLLTFTVASVFTAPLILTFYLEGIVWFIVSGFLLSTVISIRFLMASALEIKGALESSPDVAREKLSFLVSRDTSSLTEEQIASAAIETLTENLTDSVTAPLFYFILLGLPGAFLYRTVNTLDAMVGYMDHYCRYIGWFPAKLDDALNYIPSRLTGVLIIPAAIILCMNWRKSIKTIMRDARRTPSPNSGFTMAAAAGALSVQLEKPDVYVLGDPLDSLGSRKIYEAVKLSSVTVAIFLLLVTGIIWVIQ; translated from the coding sequence ATGGATCAGATCCCGGTTATACTGATGGCAGTCCTGCTGGACATTCTGATAGGTGAAATCCCTGTAAGGATACACCCTGTGGTCCATATGGGTAATCTGATTGATATATTAAGGGGTGAACTTGGAAATACACGTATCTCAGGATTTTTACTTACCTTCACCGTTGCTTCGGTTTTCACAGCACCCCTCATTCTGACATTCTACCTTGAAGGGATAGTATGGTTTATTGTATCAGGGTTCCTTCTTTCAACCGTCATATCAATCAGGTTTCTCATGGCATCTGCCCTTGAAATAAAAGGCGCCCTTGAAAGCAGCCCCGATGTTGCAAGGGAAAAACTCTCATTCCTTGTCAGCAGGGACACATCATCCCTTACAGAGGAACAGATAGCATCAGCGGCGATTGAAACCCTCACCGAGAACCTGACAGATTCTGTGACAGCCCCCCTCTTCTACTTCATCCTCCTGGGACTGCCAGGCGCATTTCTCTACCGCACAGTCAACACCCTTGATGCCATGGTTGGATACATGGACCATTACTGCAGGTATATAGGCTGGTTCCCTGCGAAACTTGACGACGCCCTGAACTACATACCATCAAGGCTCACAGGCGTGCTCATAATACCCGCAGCCATCATCCTTTGCATGAACTGGCGAAAATCAATCAAAACCATTATGAGGGATGCAAGGAGAACACCAAGCCCAAATTCAGGTTTCACAATGGCTGCTGCTGCAGGAGCACTCTCTGTTCAGCTGGAAAAACCTGATGTTTACGTCCTTGGCGATCCTCTGGATAGTCTCGGGTCCCGGAAGATATATGAAGCTGTTAAGCTCAGTTCAGTTACAGTTGCAATCTTCCTCCTCCTTGTAACCGGGATCATATGGGTGATTCAATGA